The region TGTGATGACGAGGAGGAATAACTTTGACAGCAACAATTATAAGTGGAAAAGAACTAGCCCAGACATTTCATGAGGATATAGCGCAGGAAGTACAGAGATTGAGGAAAAATAATGTGCAGCCAGGTTTGGCCGTTATACTGGTTGGAGAACATCCTGCATCCGTATCCTACGTGAAGGCCAAGATAAAAGATTGTGAAAAAGTAGGGATCCATTCAACAGCGATACGCTTAGGAGAGAGAACGACAGAAAGTGAACTACTTGCTCACATCGATAAGCTTAATCATGATCCACAAATACACGGTATTCTCGTGCAACTTCCTCTACCGGACCACATCTCGGAGGAGAAAGTGATAAATGCCATCGTTCCAGAGAAAGACGTGGATGGTTTTCATCCGGTTAATGTCGGCAATATGGTGATTGGCGATGAATGTTTTCTGCCTTGTACCCCGCACGGAATTGTAAAAATGATTAAATCAACAGGCACAGATTTGCAAGGGAAACATGTGGTCGTAGTCGGCCGCAGTAATATCGTGGGCAAACCCGTATCGTTATTAATGTTGCAAGAACATGCAACGGTCACCATTTGTCACTCTCGGACACAAAAGCTAACTGACATCACTAAGCAAGCGGATGTGTTGATTGTAGCGGTGGGCAGAGAAGAGTTTGTAGGAAAAGAACACGTGGCACCCGGCACGATTGTAATTGATGTCGGTGTCAATCGTAATCATGAAGGCCGTTTAGTTGGGGACGTACGTTTTGACGAGTTAAAAGAAATCGCAAGCTTCATCACACCTGTACCAGGGGGCGTAGGTCCAATGACAAGAACAATGCTTTTATATAACACGTTAGAGTCTGCCAAAAGACACCAAGCTGTCACACACACAGGTTAATCGGTTAACAACTTAGGTTGTATCATCAGGGTGATTACCAGTCTTGTTACCTATAATTCAGCGTGGTGATTTGTAGCACTTCTACAAAGGAGTGATAAATTGGATCAGCAACATATCTTAACCGTTCGTGAGTTAACCCATCAAGTCAAACATCTCATTGAACGTGAATCGTCCTTAAGGAATGTGTGGGTCAGAGCGGAAATATCTAATTTTACCCACCATAGTCGAGGCCATATGTACTTTACATTAAAAGACGAATATTCCAGAGTCAGAACGGTTATGTTTGCAGGGCATAACCGTTATTTGAAATTCATGCCTCAAAACGGGATGAAAGTGCTTGTCCGTGGCGAAGTGAATGTCTACGAACGTGACGGACAATACCAATTGTTGGCCAAAGAGATGCAACCAGATGGTATCGGTGCTTTGTACCAAGCATACGAACAGTTAAAGCAAAAATTAGAACAACGGGGTTGGTTTGACGAAAATAAGAAGAAACCTATCCCCAAGTTTCCTAAACGAATCGGTGTGATTACTTCAAAAACGGGGGCAGCCATCCGAGATATCTTAATCACAATCACACGTCGTTTTCCTATCGCTGAGATTGTGATATTTCCAGTTAACGTCCAAGGAGAGTATGCGCCAAAGTCCATAGCGGATGCCATTGGACGAGCCCAAACAACGGGCCAACTCGATGTTCTGATCGTTGGTAGAGGCGGTGGGTCAATTGAAGAGTTATGGGCTTTTAATGAGGAAATCGTGGCCACTGCCATCCATCATTCTCACGTTCCAGTCATTTCAGCCGTAGGACATGAAACGGATTTTACGATCGCTGATTTTGTAGCGGACCTCAGAGCCCCTACACCCACCGCTGCTGCAGAGCTAGCGGTCCCAGTTTTGACAGAATTAAGAGAAAAGGTACAACAAGCGCGTACAAGCCTGAAAAGATCGTTAATGCTTTCTCTAGAGCAAAAGCGCCAACGACTTGAGGCGATTGGCAACCGTTACGCCTTTCGTTACCCACAGCGTCTCATACAGGAGAAAGAACAAGAACTTGATCATAAGATCATGCGATTAGAACAGGCGATACGCCAACAGCAATTGAGTAAACAACTTCAATTACAACACTCAAAACGAGCTTTAATACAGATGAATCCTCAAGCGCAATTAAAGCAAGCGGCAAGGGATCATATTAGATTGAGACAGCAGTTGGAGAAAGAGATGGAACGACACCTTATTAGAAAACGGGAGCAACTCAACTGGCAACTGTCTAAACTTGAGGCGTACAGCCCGCTTAAGATTATGACAAAAGGGTACTCCTTAATATATAATCAGAGTAAGGAAACGTTGTATCGATCAGTCAAAGACATTGAGGAGGGACAGAAGGTTAAGGTCCGCATGCAAGATGGCGAACTCGATTGTCAGGTTCGTGATAAAAAGGAGGTTAGCCAACATGAGTGAACAAGACGCAGTCAATACGAACAACGTTAACGTTGATGATAGCGAAAACAGTCAAAGCAATGTAGGGCAGACGGAAAAATCGTTTGAGGAAGAGATGGCACAATTAGAACACATTGTCCAACAGCTAGAAACGGGAGAAGTCCCTTTAGAAAAAGCAATCGAACTTTTCCAGGAAGGGATGTCCCTATCTAAAAACTGTCATCAAAAGCTAGAAAAAGTTGAAAAGCAAGTTCACGTCTTGCTAGAAGAGGATGGACAGTTAACAAAGCGTGAACTTAAGCTAGAGGAGGACCGATAGGTGGCGGCTTCGTTGCAGGTGTTTATGAAGGAACAGCAGCAAATGCTAGATGAGGCGCTAAAAGAAAGTGTAGAGCGGATTCAGGCGCCTGCAGACCTCGTCGATAGTATGAAGTATTCCCTTTTAGCAGGGGGCAAGCGCATACGCCCTATTTTTCTCTTGGCCACTCTTAGTGTGTTAGGTGTAGATCTCAATAAGGGAAAAGAGGCCGCTTGTGCGGTTGAAATGATTCATACATATTCTTTAATTCATGATGACCTGCCCGCTATGGACGATGATGACTATCGACGTGGTCAGCTAACGAACCACAAAGTCTATGGTGAAGGGATGGCTATTCTAGCTGGAGATGGGTTGCTGACCCATGCTTTTCACGTTTTGACCAATCCGAGTCACGATGTGAAACCCCACATTATCGTAGATATGGTGAATGAATTATCACGGTACGCTGGGCCAGCAGGAATGGTGGGTGGACAAGTCGCTGATATCCAAGGAGAAGAGAAGTCGCTTACGCCTGAAGAACTAAGATATATACACGAGCATAAAACGGCTGATTTAATCGTATGTGCCGTTCGACTCGGTGCAATACTGGCCGAGACCTCGCAGGAAAAAAGAGATGATTTGACGCAATTTGCTCGCCACATTGGTCTAGCCTTTCAAATTCAAGATGATATTCTAGATGAAGTAGGGGATGAAAAAAAACTGGGTAAACAGGTAGGGAGCGACAGGGAGAATAAGAAGACGACATACGTCTCCTTATATGGCCTAGAACAGGCAAGGGCATTTGTTGCCTCACATATTAAACAAGCACAGGACTTACTCACACGTATTGAACCACAATCGGACATACTGTTTGAATTATCAGAGTTTATGGTCGCTCGTGAGTCTTAGATCATCTGTCCCGTCGTGTTAACACCATCTAAGCCCAGGCGCGCGGCAGCCCACTAGCTCTGCCATCACCCTTCCATATCTATACATTGAGAAGAGCCTAGCTGTATGCTATAATATGAGTACATACTCATTGCTATATGCATGCCCGTTTTAGCATGTATATATGTTTTATATCATAGGGATTGTTATATCCTAAGTATTGGGTGGTGCAGTATTCTAGTCAGCCCACTTATTCCGAAGACGGGCCTAAAAATCCGTTGAAGGGCACATCGATGAAGTTCCTGGTGTAGGCTTCTAACGCCCAGTTGGGGGTCTATGCTGGGAGTTAAGGTTGTAGGGCGATCCACAAAGGCATGTGGGCGTTGACCCTGCTTCCGCGGAGGCCCAAGATTGTGCTTGCGTGTCCGCGCGCATTCAGGTACGACTTGGGGTATGAACCTGTAAGGTGGGAACTAAGACTTCCTGCTTGCAGCGTAGCCTGCCTTGAGTGGTCCGGAGGGGATAATAGGATAAGGATAACGATACTATCTGGCCAATAGTCTGTTATTCTTCTATTTGAAATCCGTCCTGCAAAAGAGGCTAAGGATAAGTTAAGGGTTGTTGAGGAAAACTCCTAGACTGTTCTCCACGACATTTTATGGGGATTATAGTACGGGCTAAGTGGCAATCTAGTCCAACGACTGGTGACAGCGTTGAGGCAGACTTAAAGGGAAACCGCCTGATCGGCAACGTTTGGGTGTCTACCTGGGAAAACCTACTAGACCTAAGCCGTAATTTTTACCTATAAAGTGACCACCCAATGCACTTACACATATAGCTTTACACATTTTGTAGGACGCATACATGATATTTGAAAAGCACAAACACAAATAGTTCTCATAACGTGATAAGTACAAATAGTCCTCTTAAGTTTATATAAGTCATACGTTTAAATATGATGTTCGGTCATGTAAACATGCAATGCAATCGGAGGCCACCTTGATCAAATGAAATTCTCAATAAAGCATACCATTCGCTGGAGCAGTGCAATTGCCGTTATCACACTCGTGTTAGCGGCAATTTTC is a window of Caldalkalibacillus salinus DNA encoding:
- the folD gene encoding bifunctional methylenetetrahydrofolate dehydrogenase/methenyltetrahydrofolate cyclohydrolase FolD, whose product is MTATIISGKELAQTFHEDIAQEVQRLRKNNVQPGLAVILVGEHPASVSYVKAKIKDCEKVGIHSTAIRLGERTTESELLAHIDKLNHDPQIHGILVQLPLPDHISEEKVINAIVPEKDVDGFHPVNVGNMVIGDECFLPCTPHGIVKMIKSTGTDLQGKHVVVVGRSNIVGKPVSLLMLQEHATVTICHSRTQKLTDITKQADVLIVAVGREEFVGKEHVAPGTIVIDVGVNRNHEGRLVGDVRFDELKEIASFITPVPGGVGPMTRTMLLYNTLESAKRHQAVTHTG
- the xseA gene encoding exodeoxyribonuclease VII large subunit; its protein translation is MDQQHILTVRELTHQVKHLIERESSLRNVWVRAEISNFTHHSRGHMYFTLKDEYSRVRTVMFAGHNRYLKFMPQNGMKVLVRGEVNVYERDGQYQLLAKEMQPDGIGALYQAYEQLKQKLEQRGWFDENKKKPIPKFPKRIGVITSKTGAAIRDILITITRRFPIAEIVIFPVNVQGEYAPKSIADAIGRAQTTGQLDVLIVGRGGGSIEELWAFNEEIVATAIHHSHVPVISAVGHETDFTIADFVADLRAPTPTAAAELAVPVLTELREKVQQARTSLKRSLMLSLEQKRQRLEAIGNRYAFRYPQRLIQEKEQELDHKIMRLEQAIRQQQLSKQLQLQHSKRALIQMNPQAQLKQAARDHIRLRQQLEKEMERHLIRKREQLNWQLSKLEAYSPLKIMTKGYSLIYNQSKETLYRSVKDIEEGQKVKVRMQDGELDCQVRDKKEVSQHE
- the xseB gene encoding exodeoxyribonuclease VII small subunit gives rise to the protein MSEQDAVNTNNVNVDDSENSQSNVGQTEKSFEEEMAQLEHIVQQLETGEVPLEKAIELFQEGMSLSKNCHQKLEKVEKQVHVLLEEDGQLTKRELKLEEDR
- a CDS encoding polyprenyl synthetase family protein gives rise to the protein MAASLQVFMKEQQQMLDEALKESVERIQAPADLVDSMKYSLLAGGKRIRPIFLLATLSVLGVDLNKGKEAACAVEMIHTYSLIHDDLPAMDDDDYRRGQLTNHKVYGEGMAILAGDGLLTHAFHVLTNPSHDVKPHIIVDMVNELSRYAGPAGMVGGQVADIQGEEKSLTPEELRYIHEHKTADLIVCAVRLGAILAETSQEKRDDLTQFARHIGLAFQIQDDILDEVGDEKKLGKQVGSDRENKKTTYVSLYGLEQARAFVASHIKQAQDLLTRIEPQSDILFELSEFMVARES